Proteins encoded together in one Plasmodium malariae genome assembly, contig: PmUG01_00_23, whole genome shotgun sequence window:
- the PmUG01_00044200 gene encoding fam-m protein: protein MMTFIFEKTNNLQFFINIAVFLLLTWICLFNSDTFIFRKSMEKNCHVDGGLDKRNYRSLAKYKPDNSNDLYLKENFQNNEVNKKKDIYRNEKVEKGKSKLSNISLLNKSQYYTEVIDYNKAIFDGKHFHFEKKWINKKDYDNFLDKKRRICYINLKKIKFRSYRYGVALFLIFLMLGVGYIIGDIYGVVKNAGEYIRNALSSIITIPESLDPYTCTILYGIDIIIFSILIIIAIPKILKNKEIYNKIKLMNE, encoded by the exons atgatgactttcatatttgaaaaaacaaataatttacaattttttattaatattgctGTGTTTCTCCTTTTAACATGGATATGCCTTTTTAATAGTGATaca tttatatTTCGTAAATCtatggaaaaaaattgtCATGTTGATGGAGGATTagataaaagaaattatcgatcgctagcaaaatataaaccAGATAATTCAAATGATTTATACTTGaaagaaaattttcaaaataatgaagtgaataaaaaaaaggatatatataGGAATGAAAAAgttgaaaaaggaaaaagcaAACTTTCAAATAtaagtttattaaataaaagtcAATACTATACAGAAGTTATAGATTACAATAAAGCAATAtttgatggaaaacatttccattttgaaaaaaaatggataaataaaaaagattatgataattttttagataaaaaaagaaggatttgctatataaatttgaaaaaaataaaatttagaagtTACAGATACGGAGTTGCactatttcttatttttcttatgttGGGAGTAGGATACATTATAGGAGATATATATGGTGTGGTAAAAAATGCTGGGGAATATATTAGAAACGCTTTATCTTCGATTATTACAATACCAGAAAGCTTAGATCCCTATACTTGTACAATTTTATATGGCAtagatattattatattttctattttaattataatagcaATTCCTAaaatcttaaaaaataaagaaatatataataaaattaagttgatgaatgaataa